Proteins found in one Gimesia chilikensis genomic segment:
- a CDS encoding hemerythrin domain-containing protein, whose amino-acid sequence MISNSRQVTVNAAFLKEIKEDNLRLYNLMENLRTFWLVPDPLALKPEWFSVLINELRDQLAMHFALEATFGYFDHADQVDVLTAAESQRLRDQHEDLYLEIASIAEQVEEALYPEWNQTTYAAQIERFDQFYQKFQQHESAEFDLIMSASYENFKRMYHSGVSSKAYSARW is encoded by the coding sequence ATGATCAGCAACTCTCGTCAGGTCACTGTTAATGCTGCTTTTCTCAAAGAGATCAAAGAGGATAACCTCAGGCTCTACAATCTCATGGAAAATCTGCGTACTTTCTGGCTGGTTCCTGATCCATTGGCACTCAAACCGGAATGGTTCAGCGTGCTCATCAACGAACTGAGAGACCAACTGGCGATGCATTTCGCCTTGGAAGCCACCTTCGGCTATTTCGATCATGCAGACCAGGTTGACGTCCTCACCGCTGCTGAGTCACAGCGGCTGAGAGATCAGCATGAAGATTTATACCTGGAAATCGCATCGATCGCCGAGCAGGTTGAAGAGGCGTTATACCCGGAATGGAATCAAACCACTTACGCGGCACAGATCGAACGTTTTGATCAGTTCTATCAGAAGTTTCAGCAACACGAATCGGCAGAATTCGATCTGATTATGTCAGCTTCCTACGAAAATTTTAAGCGGATGTATCATTCAGGCGTTTCCAGTAAAGCATACTCGGCGCGCTGGTGA
- a CDS encoding two-component system sensor histidine kinase NtrB, translating to MSGEFSADCFRAIANYTYDWESWHAPDGRLLWVNATVERMTGYTPEECLVMPDYPLPLVAEEDRSRITEILTAAQQGDIGNDIEFRTAHRDGRSLWTAVSWQPIYNDSGTHLGFRTSIRDITERHELKEQLRLHAAHLEQLVQERTARITQLEIHRRKMEKLAALGQLAAGVAHEVNNPLAGIRNAFALFKADLAPDNEHYELLELIDSEIERISSITHQMYQLYRPSSHDATTFSLSRAIEDVVCLSQPAAAKAGVAINCESNREEIQVTLPEGEVKQILLNLIQNAIQASPEGSAVRLEVGAGDATVSVAVIDQGEGIQPSDLPQIFDPFFTTKVGDSKQGMGLGLSVSRSLIEAMGGTIEVASQPGEGAVFTANFPVADPPGNR from the coding sequence ATGTCCGGCGAATTCAGTGCAGATTGTTTTCGAGCGATTGCCAATTACACCTATGACTGGGAAAGCTGGCATGCCCCGGATGGGCGTCTGCTGTGGGTCAATGCGACCGTTGAACGTATGACCGGCTACACGCCCGAGGAATGTCTGGTGATGCCGGACTACCCGCTACCGCTGGTCGCGGAAGAAGACCGTTCACGCATCACAGAGATTCTGACCGCGGCACAACAGGGAGATATCGGAAATGATATCGAATTCCGTACGGCGCATCGCGACGGACGCAGTCTGTGGACGGCTGTTTCCTGGCAGCCGATCTATAACGATTCGGGAACACACCTCGGTTTCCGTACCAGCATCCGCGATATCACGGAACGACACGAGTTAAAAGAGCAGTTGCGGCTGCATGCAGCGCATCTGGAGCAGCTTGTGCAGGAGCGGACCGCCCGGATTACACAGCTGGAAATTCATCGTCGGAAAATGGAAAAGCTGGCTGCGCTGGGTCAACTGGCCGCTGGCGTGGCGCACGAAGTCAACAATCCCCTGGCGGGGATCCGCAACGCGTTCGCGCTGTTCAAAGCTGATCTCGCTCCCGATAACGAACATTACGAACTGCTGGAACTGATCGACAGTGAAATTGAACGGATCAGTTCGATTACCCATCAGATGTATCAGCTGTATCGCCCCAGTTCACATGATGCGACGACGTTTTCACTGTCGCGTGCGATTGAGGACGTTGTCTGTCTCTCGCAACCCGCGGCTGCGAAAGCCGGTGTCGCGATAAACTGCGAATCGAATCGGGAAGAGATCCAGGTGACGCTGCCTGAAGGGGAAGTCAAGCAGATCCTGTTGAACCTGATACAGAATGCAATCCAGGCGTCCCCGGAAGGAAGTGCTGTCCGTTTAGAAGTGGGGGCCGGTGATGCTACTGTCAGTGTGGCGGTGATCGATCAGGGGGAGGGGATTCAGCCGAGCGATCTGCCGCAGATCTTCGATCCTTTCTTTACGACTAAAGTTGGAGATTCCAAGCAGGGCATGGGCCTGGGGTTGTCGGTGTCACGAAGTCTGATCGAGGCGATGGGAGGCACTATCGAAGTGGCCAGTCAGCCGGGAGAGGGGGCTGTGTTTACGGCGAACTTCCCGGTAGCAGATCCTCCCGGGAATCGTTAA
- a CDS encoding sigma-54-dependent transcriptional regulator, which produces MSEKQPPRILIADDEPLYLKTTGQLLRKAGFDCVCVSNAGAAIEKLEAEPFDLILSDLNMPGNLKLELLHQGRSNWPHIPLIVVTGVPSMPSAIESIRLGITDYLLKPVKYEDLLASVRRALAIPSRVFQRSENISAREQSELAKRFPNIVGASAPLMEILDIVDRIAETDVNVLITGESGTGKEVVAQTIHEHSLRSKENFQVIDCTAIPESLFESVLFGHVKGAFTGAVNDQEGLLKLADKGTAFFDEIGELPAASQSKLLRAIQESRFTPVGKSQAVQIDTRFVCATNRNLETEVSAGRFRGDLYYRLGVIHIELPPLRDREDDVVLLAEHFLQLTLKKSGRELQFAPETLESLREYSWPGNIRELKNVIERAVALTRGETIEKTELPESLLNPPADLQHDSSNVAEGSRDEAIENAEYQYLTALLEKHEGNISQAAQQAGLSRQGLHKLLNKHDISAADFRS; this is translated from the coding sequence ATGAGTGAAAAGCAGCCCCCGCGAATCCTGATTGCAGACGACGAACCGCTGTATCTGAAAACGACCGGGCAGTTGCTGCGCAAAGCCGGATTTGACTGTGTTTGTGTTTCCAATGCGGGGGCCGCGATTGAAAAACTGGAAGCAGAGCCCTTCGATCTTATTCTGTCTGACTTGAATATGCCGGGCAATCTCAAGCTGGAACTGCTGCACCAGGGACGCAGTAACTGGCCGCACATTCCACTGATCGTTGTGACCGGCGTCCCCTCGATGCCGTCCGCCATTGAAAGTATCCGCCTGGGAATCACCGACTACCTGTTGAAGCCGGTGAAATATGAAGATCTGCTGGCGAGCGTCAGAAGGGCGCTGGCCATTCCGAGTCGTGTTTTCCAGCGGAGCGAGAATATCTCTGCCCGCGAACAGAGTGAATTAGCGAAACGATTTCCGAATATCGTCGGTGCGAGTGCGCCGCTCATGGAAATTCTGGATATCGTTGATCGCATCGCCGAGACTGATGTCAACGTATTGATAACCGGCGAGAGCGGGACCGGAAAAGAGGTAGTCGCGCAGACCATTCATGAGCACAGTCTGCGCAGTAAGGAAAACTTTCAGGTCATTGATTGCACGGCGATTCCGGAATCCCTGTTCGAATCGGTGCTGTTTGGTCATGTGAAAGGGGCCTTTACCGGCGCGGTGAACGACCAGGAAGGCTTGCTGAAACTGGCCGACAAGGGGACGGCGTTCTTTGATGAAATCGGTGAGTTGCCGGCTGCGTCGCAGTCCAAGCTGTTACGGGCGATTCAGGAATCCCGTTTTACGCCAGTCGGAAAAAGTCAGGCCGTGCAGATCGATACACGATTCGTCTGTGCGACCAATCGGAACCTGGAAACGGAAGTGAGTGCCGGTCGTTTTCGCGGCGATCTGTATTATCGACTGGGAGTGATTCATATCGAACTGCCTCCTCTGCGTGATCGGGAAGATGACGTCGTCTTACTGGCCGAACATTTTCTGCAACTGACCCTGAAGAAAAGTGGTCGCGAGTTGCAGTTCGCCCCGGAAACCCTGGAGTCGCTGCGGGAATACTCCTGGCCGGGAAATATTCGGGAGTTGAAGAATGTTATCGAACGTGCCGTCGCGTTGACACGTGGGGAGACAATTGAAAAGACCGAGCTTCCTGAATCACTCCTTAACCCGCCGGCGGATCTCCAGCACGATTCCAGTAACGTAGCCGAGGGCTCTCGGGATGAGGCCATTGAAAACGCCGAGTATCAGTACCTGACCGCTTTACTGGAAAAGCATGAGGGGAATATCTCACAGGCAGCGCAGCAGGCCGGTCTCTCGCGACAGGGGCTGCATAAACTGCTGAACAAGCACGATATTTCTGCGGCTGATTTTCGCTCGTAA
- a CDS encoding GreA/GreB family elongation factor yields the protein MNLKQKQIVITRNDYYKLSRLLNSEYTQAIGNKPYLTGLRSELEAAAIVDPEEISPDVVTMNSKVTLVDLDINEDETYVLVYPDQANIASGRLSILTPIGTAILGCKTGDVVSGNASRMRIKEIVFQPERARVPS from the coding sequence ATGAATTTAAAACAGAAACAGATCGTAATCACGAGGAATGATTATTATAAACTCTCGCGACTGTTAAACAGCGAGTACACCCAGGCAATTGGGAATAAGCCGTACCTGACCGGTTTACGGAGTGAACTGGAGGCTGCGGCCATTGTCGATCCTGAAGAAATCAGCCCCGATGTGGTGACGATGAATTCCAAGGTCACCCTGGTCGATCTGGATATCAATGAAGATGAGACTTATGTGCTCGTCTATCCGGACCAGGCTAATATCGCCAGCGGAAGGCTGTCGATTCTGACGCCGATTGGGACTGCTATATTAGGCTGTAAAACAGGCGATGTGGTGAGCGGGAACGCCAGCCGCATGCGGATTAAAGAGATTGTTTTTCAGCCGGAACGGGCGCGGGTTCCTTCCTGA
- a CDS encoding RrF2 family transcriptional regulator, with the protein MQLTIQTDYALRTLMYLASRDDRATVAEVAALFDISANHVAKVVNQLSRFGYIRSVRGLGGGIELAVPLDEIRLGEVIERFEGNLHLLECVGTEGVCVIQPFCKLKGVLAEAERLQREYLNSVTLADVAPSRRQLKQVT; encoded by the coding sequence ATGCAACTTACCATCCAAACCGACTATGCGTTGCGAACGCTGATGTATCTCGCTTCACGCGATGATCGGGCGACTGTAGCAGAGGTCGCGGCCCTGTTTGACATTTCAGCCAATCATGTGGCGAAGGTCGTCAACCAGTTATCCCGCTTTGGTTACATTCGCAGTGTGCGGGGCCTGGGAGGTGGGATCGAACTGGCGGTACCTTTGGACGAGATTCGACTGGGTGAAGTCATCGAACGCTTTGAAGGGAACCTGCATCTGCTGGAGTGTGTGGGAACTGAGGGAGTCTGTGTGATCCAGCCTTTCTGTAAATTGAAGGGCGTGCTGGCGGAAGCGGAACGGCTGCAACGAGAGTATCTCAACAGTGTGACCCTGGCAGATGTGGCGCCTTCCCGTAGACAACTGAAACAGGTGACCTGA
- a CDS encoding PAS domain S-box protein, which translates to MKHLSNKPLPDTVEGAQLEVHLQALIESVGDAVVSVDREGRFVLWNPGAERLFGYTDEEALGETLDLIIPTESRAAHWAGFKEAMRTNQTRLGSSVIRVPMLRKDQSRFPGALTVGIVRGAQGQIRQIGAIIREEETT; encoded by the coding sequence ATGAAGCACCTTTCGAATAAGCCTCTGCCGGACACAGTGGAGGGAGCACAGCTCGAAGTCCATTTACAGGCACTGATTGAATCTGTAGGCGATGCCGTTGTCAGTGTGGATCGCGAAGGCCGGTTTGTGTTATGGAATCCGGGGGCAGAACGACTTTTTGGTTATACAGACGAAGAAGCGTTGGGGGAGACGTTGGATCTGATCATTCCAACGGAGTCTCGTGCAGCGCACTGGGCGGGCTTTAAAGAAGCCATGCGTACCAATCAGACACGATTGGGCAGTTCTGTTATCAGGGTACCCATGTTAAGAAAGGATCAAAGCCGGTTTCCGGGTGCATTGACTGTCGGGATCGTGCGTGGTGCTCAGGGGCAGATCAGACAGATTGGTGCTATCATTCGCGAAGAAGAGACAACGTAG
- a CDS encoding DUF488 family protein, N3 subclade: MNFRLQSVHINQIGTNTEGEFVWVEDSVPPEWGEKELHWFSEIVPQRRLLDWYALTPDRWYEFARLFRLQLREQTSKCERLRQMAQKSQLNLVYQQGTLKQNIATVLEGFVIELECQRRWESGLMIGGYTKPVREQILALGGLWFTKHKTWMMPDESSWKAIVDLLPGDF; the protein is encoded by the coding sequence ATGAATTTCAGGCTGCAGTCAGTCCACATTAATCAAATAGGCACGAATACAGAAGGAGAATTTGTCTGGGTCGAAGATAGTGTTCCCCCGGAATGGGGTGAGAAAGAACTGCACTGGTTTTCCGAGATTGTACCACAGCGCAGATTACTGGACTGGTATGCGTTAACTCCCGACAGGTGGTATGAATTTGCCCGACTATTCAGATTACAGCTAAGAGAACAGACTTCGAAATGTGAGAGATTAAGGCAAATGGCGCAGAAGAGTCAGCTGAACCTGGTTTATCAACAGGGGACTCTGAAGCAGAACATTGCCACCGTTTTGGAAGGGTTTGTAATTGAACTGGAGTGCCAGCGGCGTTGGGAATCAGGCCTGATGATTGGCGGTTATACAAAGCCAGTCAGGGAGCAGATCCTTGCGTTGGGGGGATTGTGGTTTACCAAACATAAAACCTGGATGATGCCGGACGAGTCGAGCTGGAAGGCGATTGTCGATTTACTTCCCGGTGATTTTTAA
- a CDS encoding c-type heme family protein, with the protein MNAGRRERAELGFILQGAILAVVLSSLALLLEEVPAEESQQKADPPRQMHYPTTAVEARVRARILHETVHGALQVIHRDFFEEEESRVIPSHSLEDVFKELARSQGIKVRWLAVNARAMNVDNEPRTEFEKKAVKVLSSGKSEFEQVTDKEYQFTGSIRLASQCLKCHLPMRKSNEARVAGLVISMPLKVAERAK; encoded by the coding sequence ATGAACGCAGGACGACGAGAACGGGCAGAACTGGGATTTATACTGCAGGGGGCCATTCTGGCGGTAGTACTTTCCAGTCTGGCACTGCTGCTGGAAGAGGTGCCTGCGGAAGAATCTCAGCAGAAAGCGGATCCGCCGAGACAGATGCATTATCCGACAACCGCCGTTGAGGCCCGGGTCCGGGCACGCATCTTACATGAAACCGTGCATGGTGCGCTACAGGTAATCCATCGGGACTTCTTCGAGGAAGAAGAGAGCCGGGTGATCCCCTCGCATTCGCTGGAAGATGTGTTTAAGGAACTGGCGCGGAGCCAGGGCATCAAGGTGCGCTGGCTGGCTGTGAATGCCCGGGCGATGAATGTCGACAATGAACCGCGGACGGAATTTGAGAAAAAGGCGGTTAAAGTGCTCTCGTCTGGGAAGTCCGAATTTGAACAGGTCACCGACAAAGAGTATCAGTTTACGGGAAGCATTCGGCTGGCTTCACAGTGCCTGAAATGTCATCTGCCGATGCGAAAAAGTAACGAGGCGCGGGTGGCCGGGCTGGTTATCTCGATGCCCCTCAAGGTAGCGGAGAGAGCGAAATGA
- a CDS encoding c-type heme family protein, producing the protein MRAIRNCLVVVMLSACPLAVVTLAQPPAKEQAKQSDSPTEGKPDDSEETAPQLSLPEARERARLAHRFYSATLDAMHRSYFNSATAPVPARVMERMFADLAADENIKARWIAVNANAMSVDHEPETEFEKQAAREIAAGKGAYERIENGVYQRAGAISLMNHGCLTCHLGFGKKNTKDRFAGLIISIPVKTQQK; encoded by the coding sequence ATGAGAGCAATACGAAACTGTCTGGTTGTTGTGATGTTGAGTGCCTGTCCCCTGGCCGTGGTTACGTTGGCCCAGCCTCCCGCGAAGGAGCAGGCGAAACAGAGTGACTCCCCGACGGAAGGAAAGCCAGACGACTCAGAAGAAACGGCTCCTCAACTGTCACTTCCCGAGGCGCGTGAGCGTGCCCGACTGGCTCACCGCTTTTACTCGGCTACGCTGGACGCGATGCACCGGAGTTATTTCAACAGTGCGACGGCGCCGGTGCCGGCGCGTGTGATGGAGCGGATGTTTGCCGACCTGGCAGCGGATGAAAATATCAAAGCCCGGTGGATTGCCGTGAATGCCAACGCCATGAGTGTCGATCACGAACCGGAAACGGAATTCGAAAAACAGGCGGCCCGGGAGATCGCAGCCGGGAAAGGGGCTTACGAACGAATCGAGAACGGCGTCTACCAGCGGGCTGGTGCCATTTCATTAATGAACCATGGCTGTCTGACCTGCCATCTCGGGTTTGGAAAAAAGAATACCAAAGATCGCTTCGCAGGCTTGATCATTTCTATCCCGGTTAAGACGCAGCAGAAATAA